A region from the Xiphias gladius isolate SHS-SW01 ecotype Sanya breed wild chromosome 20, ASM1685928v1, whole genome shotgun sequence genome encodes:
- the znf532 gene encoding zinc finger protein 532 isoform X4 — translation MGDMKTPDFDDLLAAFDIPDMVDPKAAIESGHHDDHDRQLKQPSGGMTTNEDEAHNPSTGHDAGVSVIVKNIRNTDTSEHGGTISERDGHFNSNPQPHSVGTCNGLHNGSMPSIAHGTHYTKNGWKAPREEGQLVNNQSSTFNQFSPISSAEEFDDDEKIEVDDPMDNQGGQSFLRSTIKREDQNPKSPVSVDNVSKRRVNRDQKPDQNHNNNNNNGTLEGSKCNDSPQSSLPKDKLKDTVFKSQGQECKEAEESSGLTNVSSIPQVKAKSSAKLSSCIAAIAALSAKKASATDLGVLDSPTIQKESIKANENPRAPEKPQEHESALEFAKRLLTRPQDSPSSVTSEGSSKGSPASSTDNTPVIPKVRIKTIKTSSGQIKRTVTRVLPEFHPEGLKKGESSPSIISTTNAIFTSPTRPSLPTTVVATTGGPSIEITKQMTIKPVATAFLPVSAVKTAGSQVINLKLANNTTVKATVIPASSMQSASSAILKAANAIQQQTVMVPASSLANAKLVPKTVHLSNLNLLPQTVSSAACDLQQALTSSKQTQQQSQQVKQQTILTGQASKKISRVQVFTSSQSSVVDAFNKVLSSINPVPVYIPNLSPPTLACISLPSRGYKCLECGDSFALEKSLTQHYERRSVRIEVTCNHCAKSLVFYNKCSLLSHARGHKDKGVVMQCSHLILKPIPADQMITTSSSSSSSSSSSSGPPNITGTTSISQAQTPTSQIPGKGAVSGSQTAVISAPCSTPLVAAMPLEDDASKLCRHSLKCLECNEMFQDDSALAMHYQQAPESSGQILKKHPCRQCDKSFSSSHSLCRHNRLKHKGLRKVYTCPRCPALSQPFTKRVLLDQHIQLMHGVKDAEGKTVTSDNMEALPDKETTPIPKRKPEEDEGSPGLNSRGSDSQPLKRLKVNILKVHKCAVCGSTTEDITAFHKHIPQHKSDGSSYQCQECGLCYTSHRSLARHLFIVHRLKEPQGLARYNGRSKEDDESQRENQLDVTDENNDGTPNTKCKVCGKMFETEGNLNTHMRTHGMAFIKSKRLSAAEK, via the exons ATGGGAGATATGAAGACGCCAGACTTCGATGACCTGCTGGCGGCCTTCGATATCCCTGACATGGTGGATCCAAAAGCTGCTATTGAATCTGGCCACCACGATGACCATGACAGACAGCTCAAGCAACCCAGTGGTGGGATGACTACCAATGAAGACGAGGCACACAACCCCTCGACGGGACATGATGCTGGTGTTAGTGTCATTGTCAAGAACATCCGAAACACTGACACCAGTGAACATGGTGGAACCATATCAGAGAGGGATGGACATTTCAACTCCAATCCTCAACCCCATTCTGTTGGCACTTGCAATGGACTTCATAATGGTTCCATGCCCAGCATAGCACATGGTACTCATTACACCAAGAATGGATGGAAAGCTCCCAGGGAGGAAGGACAGCTAGTTAACAACCAATCATCTACCTTCAATCAGTTCAGCCCAATCTCCAGTGCTGAAGagtttgatgatgatgaaaagatTGAGGTAGATGACCCCATGGACAATCAGGGTGGTCAGTCATTCCTTAGGTCCACTATTAAGAGAGAGGACCAGAATCCCAAATCTCCAGTATCAGTGGACAATGTGTCTAAGCGCAGAGTTAACAGAGACCAAAAACCTGATCAAAaccacaataacaacaacaataatggcACACTGGAAGGTTCAAAGTGCAATGATTCCCCTCAGTCAAGTTTACCCAAGGATAAACTCAAGGACACTGTCTTCAAGTCTCAAGGTCAGGAGTGCAAGGAAGCCGAAGAGTCATCAGGGCTTACTAATGTGTCCAGTATCCCCCAGGTCAAAGCTAAGTCCTCTGCAAAACTTTCTTCTTGTATAGCAGCCATAGCAGCCCTCAGTGCCAAAAAAGCTAGTGCTACAGACTTGGGTGTTTTGGATTCTCCTACAATACAGAAAGAATCCATCAAGGCCAATGAAAATCCAAGAGCTCCAGAGAAGCCACAAGAGCACGAGTCAGCCCTAGAGTTTGCAAAGAGGCTGCTAACGAGACCACAAGACAGCCCCTCTAGTGTCACCAGTGAGGGAAGCAGCAAAGGGTCCCCTGCCTCAAGCACAGACAACACCCCAGTCATCCCAAAGGTCAGGATCAAAACAATCAAGACCTCATCTGGACAGATCAAGCGTACTGTCACCCGAGTTCTCCCAGAATTTCATCCTGAGGGTCTGAAAAAAGGAGAGAGTAGCCCATCTATCATTTCAACCACCAATGCAATTTTCACATCTCCCACAAGGCCCTCTTTGCCAACCACAGTAGTAGCCACCACTGGAGGGCCTTCAATTGAAATAACCAAGCAAATGACTATCAAACCTGTAGCAACAGCTTTCCTGCCAGTCTCTGCAGTCAAGACAGCTGGTTCGCAAGTCATCAACCTTAAGCTGGCAAACAACACCACAGTCAAAGCAACAGTCATCCCTGCTTCATCAATGCAAAGTGCTAGCAGTGCTATCTTGAAAGCTGCTAATGCCATCCAGCAACAGACAGTCATGGTACCTGCCTCCAGTCTGGCCAATGCTAAGCTTGTTCCAAAGACAGTCCATCTTAGCAACCTCAACCTTCTGCCTCAGACTGTATCCTCTGCTGCCTGTGATCTCCAACAGGCCCTGACCTCCTCCAAACAGACTCAGCAACAATCACAACAAGTCAAACAGCAGACAATTCTTACTGGCCAGGCTTCAAAGAAAATCTCTAGGGTTCAAGTGTTCACTAGCTCTCAAAGCTCTGTAGTGGACGCCTTCAATAAAGTCCTGAGTAGTATAAATCCCGTCCCTGTGTACATCCCAAACCTCTCTCCACCAACCTTAGCCTGTATCTCTCTACCCTCACGGGGCTACAAGTGCCTGGAGTGTGGAGATTCATTTGCTCTTGAGAAGAGCCTGACACAGCACTACGAACGTCGCAGTGTGCGGATCGAGGTCACCTGCAACCACTGTGCCAAAAGCCTGGTGTTCTACAACAAATGCAGCCTCTTGTCTCATGCCAGGGGCCACAAGGACAAAGGGGTTGTCATGCAGTGCTCACATCTAATCCTAAAACCCATCCCCGCAGACCAGATGATaaccacatcatcatcatcatcatcatcatcatcatcatcatcagggcCACCCAACATTACTGGTACAACCTCCATTTCCCAAGCCCAAACACCAACAAGTCAAATCCCAGGGAAAGGCGCTGTCAGTGGATCCCAAACTGCAGTAATTTCAGCTCCATGCAGTACTCCTCTTGTGGCTGCCATGCCCTTGGAGGATGACGCATCAAAGCTCTGCAGGCACAGCCTAAAGTGCTTGGAGTGTAATGAAATGTTCCAGGATGACAGCGCGCTAGCCATGCACTATCAACAAGCACCGGAGTCCAGCgggcag ATCTTGAAGAAGCACCCGTGTCGACAGTGCGACAAATCCTTCAGCTCCTCCCACAGTCTTTGCCGACACAACCGTCTCAAACACAAGGGGTTGCGGAAGGTCTACACCTGCCC GCGATGTCCAGCTCTCAGCCAGCCATTCACCAAAAGAGTGCTGCTGGATCAGCACATTCAGCTGATGCATGGAGTCAAAGACGCCGAGGGGAAGACTGTCACCTCTGATAATATGGAGGCTTTACCTGACAAGGAAACG ACCCCCATTCCCAAAAGGAAGCCAGAAGAGGATGAGGGGTCTCCGGGTTTGAACTCCAGGGGCTCAGACTCACAGCCTTTGAAGAGGCTCAAGGTGAACATCCTCAAAGTTCACAAGTGTGCCGTCTGCGGTTCCACCACCGAGGACATCACCGCCTTCCACAAACACATTCCCCAGCACAAGTCCGATGGCTCGTCCTACCAGTGTCAGGAGTGCGGCCTGTGCTACACCTCCCACCGCTCGCTGGCCCGGCATCTCTTCATCGTCCATCGGCTGAAGGAGCCGCAGGGCCTCGCCCGCTACAACGGACGGAGCAAGGAGGACGACGAGAGTCAGAGGGAGAACCAGCTGGACGTTACGGACGAGAACAACGACGGGACACCAAATACCAAATGCAAAGTGTGTGGGAAGATGTTTGAAACAGAGGGAAACCTGAACACTCACATGAGGACCCACGGGATGGCGTTCATAAAGTCAAAGAGACTGAGTGCGGCTGAGAAGTGA
- the znf532 gene encoding zinc finger protein 532 isoform X3: MGDMKTPDFDDLLAAFDIPDMVDPKAAIESGHHDDHDRQLKQPSGGMTTNEDEAHNPSTGHDAGVSVIVKNIRNTDTSEHGGTISERDGHFNSNPQPHSVGTCNGLHNGSMPSIAHGTHYTKNGWKAPREEGQLVNNQSSTFNQFSPISSAEEFDDDEKIEVDDPMDNQGGQSFLRSTIKREDQNPKSPVSVDNVSKRRVNRDQKPDQNHNNNNNNGTLEGSKCNDSPQSSLPKDKLKDTVFKSQGQECKEAEESSGLTNVSSIPQVKAKSSAKLSSCIAAIAALSAKKASATDLGVLDSPTIQKESIKANENPRAPEKPQEHESALEFAKRLLTRPQDSPSSVTSEGSSKGSPASSTDNTPVIPKVRIKTIKTSSGQIKRTVTRVLPEFHPEGLKKGESSPSIISTTNAIFTSPTRPSLPTTVVATTGGPSIEITKQMTIKPVATAFLPVSAVKTAGSQVINLKLANNTTVKATVIPASSMQSASSAILKAANAIQQQTVMVPASSLANAKLVPKTVHLSNLNLLPQTVSSAACDLQQALTSSKQTQQQSQQVKQQTILTGQASKKISRVQVFTSSQSSVVDAFNKVLSSINPVPVYIPNLSPPTLACISLPSRGYKCLECGDSFALEKSLTQHYERRSVRIEVTCNHCAKSLVFYNKCSLLSHARGHKDKGVVMQCSHLILKPIPADQMITTSSSSSSSSSSSSGPPNITGTTSISQAQTPTSQIPGKGAVSGSQTAVISAPCSTPLVAAMPLEDDASKLCRHSLKCLECNEMFQDDSALAMHYQQAPESSGQAIHGTLKTIEGPPNLGINLPLSTKPTHSNSTTSSGPSSNNNKDGGNANSQDKGEKRLSASPLKKTNSNCSADLKNPPSSGYTCGDCNTLFSSREVFVAHMRREHGKILKKHPCRQCDKSFSSSHSLCRHNRLKHKGLRKVYTCPRCPALSQPFTKRVLLDQHIQLMHGVKDAEGKTVTSDNMEALPDKETTPIPKRKPEEDEGSPGLNSRGSDSQPLKRLKVNILKVHKCAVCGSTTEDITAFHKHIPQHKSDGSSYQCQECGLCYTSHRSLARHLFIVHRLKEPQGLARYNGRSKEDDESQRENQLDVTDENNDGTPNTKCKVCGKMFETEGNLNTHMRTHGMAFIKSKRLSAAEK; encoded by the exons ATGGGAGATATGAAGACGCCAGACTTCGATGACCTGCTGGCGGCCTTCGATATCCCTGACATGGTGGATCCAAAAGCTGCTATTGAATCTGGCCACCACGATGACCATGACAGACAGCTCAAGCAACCCAGTGGTGGGATGACTACCAATGAAGACGAGGCACACAACCCCTCGACGGGACATGATGCTGGTGTTAGTGTCATTGTCAAGAACATCCGAAACACTGACACCAGTGAACATGGTGGAACCATATCAGAGAGGGATGGACATTTCAACTCCAATCCTCAACCCCATTCTGTTGGCACTTGCAATGGACTTCATAATGGTTCCATGCCCAGCATAGCACATGGTACTCATTACACCAAGAATGGATGGAAAGCTCCCAGGGAGGAAGGACAGCTAGTTAACAACCAATCATCTACCTTCAATCAGTTCAGCCCAATCTCCAGTGCTGAAGagtttgatgatgatgaaaagatTGAGGTAGATGACCCCATGGACAATCAGGGTGGTCAGTCATTCCTTAGGTCCACTATTAAGAGAGAGGACCAGAATCCCAAATCTCCAGTATCAGTGGACAATGTGTCTAAGCGCAGAGTTAACAGAGACCAAAAACCTGATCAAAaccacaataacaacaacaataatggcACACTGGAAGGTTCAAAGTGCAATGATTCCCCTCAGTCAAGTTTACCCAAGGATAAACTCAAGGACACTGTCTTCAAGTCTCAAGGTCAGGAGTGCAAGGAAGCCGAAGAGTCATCAGGGCTTACTAATGTGTCCAGTATCCCCCAGGTCAAAGCTAAGTCCTCTGCAAAACTTTCTTCTTGTATAGCAGCCATAGCAGCCCTCAGTGCCAAAAAAGCTAGTGCTACAGACTTGGGTGTTTTGGATTCTCCTACAATACAGAAAGAATCCATCAAGGCCAATGAAAATCCAAGAGCTCCAGAGAAGCCACAAGAGCACGAGTCAGCCCTAGAGTTTGCAAAGAGGCTGCTAACGAGACCACAAGACAGCCCCTCTAGTGTCACCAGTGAGGGAAGCAGCAAAGGGTCCCCTGCCTCAAGCACAGACAACACCCCAGTCATCCCAAAGGTCAGGATCAAAACAATCAAGACCTCATCTGGACAGATCAAGCGTACTGTCACCCGAGTTCTCCCAGAATTTCATCCTGAGGGTCTGAAAAAAGGAGAGAGTAGCCCATCTATCATTTCAACCACCAATGCAATTTTCACATCTCCCACAAGGCCCTCTTTGCCAACCACAGTAGTAGCCACCACTGGAGGGCCTTCAATTGAAATAACCAAGCAAATGACTATCAAACCTGTAGCAACAGCTTTCCTGCCAGTCTCTGCAGTCAAGACAGCTGGTTCGCAAGTCATCAACCTTAAGCTGGCAAACAACACCACAGTCAAAGCAACAGTCATCCCTGCTTCATCAATGCAAAGTGCTAGCAGTGCTATCTTGAAAGCTGCTAATGCCATCCAGCAACAGACAGTCATGGTACCTGCCTCCAGTCTGGCCAATGCTAAGCTTGTTCCAAAGACAGTCCATCTTAGCAACCTCAACCTTCTGCCTCAGACTGTATCCTCTGCTGCCTGTGATCTCCAACAGGCCCTGACCTCCTCCAAACAGACTCAGCAACAATCACAACAAGTCAAACAGCAGACAATTCTTACTGGCCAGGCTTCAAAGAAAATCTCTAGGGTTCAAGTGTTCACTAGCTCTCAAAGCTCTGTAGTGGACGCCTTCAATAAAGTCCTGAGTAGTATAAATCCCGTCCCTGTGTACATCCCAAACCTCTCTCCACCAACCTTAGCCTGTATCTCTCTACCCTCACGGGGCTACAAGTGCCTGGAGTGTGGAGATTCATTTGCTCTTGAGAAGAGCCTGACACAGCACTACGAACGTCGCAGTGTGCGGATCGAGGTCACCTGCAACCACTGTGCCAAAAGCCTGGTGTTCTACAACAAATGCAGCCTCTTGTCTCATGCCAGGGGCCACAAGGACAAAGGGGTTGTCATGCAGTGCTCACATCTAATCCTAAAACCCATCCCCGCAGACCAGATGATaaccacatcatcatcatcatcatcatcatcatcatcatcatcagggcCACCCAACATTACTGGTACAACCTCCATTTCCCAAGCCCAAACACCAACAAGTCAAATCCCAGGGAAAGGCGCTGTCAGTGGATCCCAAACTGCAGTAATTTCAGCTCCATGCAGTACTCCTCTTGTGGCTGCCATGCCCTTGGAGGATGACGCATCAAAGCTCTGCAGGCACAGCCTAAAGTGCTTGGAGTGTAATGAAATGTTCCAGGATGACAGCGCGCTAGCCATGCACTATCAACAAGCACCGGAGTCCAGCgggcag GCCATCCACGGAACCCTGAAGACCATTGAGGGTCCACCAAACTTGGGCATCAACCTCCCTCTCAGCACCAAGCCCACTCATTCTaacagcaccaccagcagcgGCCCCAGTAGTAATAACAACAAAGATGGAGGAAATGCCAATAGTCAAGACAAGGGAGAAAAGAGGCTTTCAGCTTCACCACTGAAGAAAACCAACAGCAACTGCTCAGCAGACCTCAAGAACCCTCCCAGCTCAGGATACACATGTGGAGACTGCAATACCCTCTTCAGTTCCAGGGAGGTCTTTGTGGCTCATATGAGGCGCGAACACGGCAAG ATCTTGAAGAAGCACCCGTGTCGACAGTGCGACAAATCCTTCAGCTCCTCCCACAGTCTTTGCCGACACAACCGTCTCAAACACAAGGGGTTGCGGAAGGTCTACACCTGCCC GCGATGTCCAGCTCTCAGCCAGCCATTCACCAAAAGAGTGCTGCTGGATCAGCACATTCAGCTGATGCATGGAGTCAAAGACGCCGAGGGGAAGACTGTCACCTCTGATAATATGGAGGCTTTACCTGACAAGGAAACG ACCCCCATTCCCAAAAGGAAGCCAGAAGAGGATGAGGGGTCTCCGGGTTTGAACTCCAGGGGCTCAGACTCACAGCCTTTGAAGAGGCTCAAGGTGAACATCCTCAAAGTTCACAAGTGTGCCGTCTGCGGTTCCACCACCGAGGACATCACCGCCTTCCACAAACACATTCCCCAGCACAAGTCCGATGGCTCGTCCTACCAGTGTCAGGAGTGCGGCCTGTGCTACACCTCCCACCGCTCGCTGGCCCGGCATCTCTTCATCGTCCATCGGCTGAAGGAGCCGCAGGGCCTCGCCCGCTACAACGGACGGAGCAAGGAGGACGACGAGAGTCAGAGGGAGAACCAGCTGGACGTTACGGACGAGAACAACGACGGGACACCAAATACCAAATGCAAAGTGTGTGGGAAGATGTTTGAAACAGAGGGAAACCTGAACACTCACATGAGGACCCACGGGATGGCGTTCATAAAGTCAAAGAGACTGAGTGCGGCTGAGAAGTGA
- the znf532 gene encoding zinc finger protein 532 isoform X2, whose product MGDMKTPDFDDLLAAFDIPDMVDPKAAIESGHHDDHDRQLKQPSGGMTTNEDEAHNPSTGHDAGVSVIVKNIRNTDTSEHGGTISERDGHFNSNPQPHSVGTCNGLHNGSMPSIAHGTHYTKNGWKAPREEGQLVNNQSSTFNQFSPISSAEEFDDDEKIEVDDPMDNQGGQSFLRSTIKREDQNPKSPVSVDNVSKRRVNRDQKPDQNHNNNNNNGTLEGSKCNDSPQSSLPKDKLKDTVFKSQGQECKEAEESSGLTNVSSIPQVKAKSSAKLSSCIAAIAALSAKKASATDLGVLDSPTIQKESIKANENPRAPEKPQEHESALEFAKRLLTRPQDSPSSVTSEGSSKGSPASSTDNTPVIPKVRIKTIKTSSGQIKRTVTRVLPEFHPEGLKKGESSPSIISTTNAIFTSPTRPSLPTTVVATTGGPSIEITKQMTIKPVATAFLPVSAVKTAGSQVINLKLANNTTVKATVIPASSMQSASSAILKAANAIQQQTVMVPASSLANAKLVPKTVHLSNLNLLPQTVSSAACDLQQALTSSKQTQQQSQQVKQQTILTGQASKKISRVQVFTSSQSSVVDAFNKVLSSINPVPVYIPNLSPPTLACISLPSRGYKCLECGDSFALEKSLTQHYERRSVRIEVTCNHCAKSLVFYNKCSLLSHARGHKDKGVVMQCSHLILKPIPADQMITTSSSSSSSSSSSSGPPNITGTTSISQAQTPTSQIPGKGAVSGSQTAVISAPCSTPLVAAMPLEDDASKLCRHSLKCLECNEMFQDDSALAMHYQQAPESSGQKTCTICQMLLPNQCSFLSHQRIHQHKSPYICPECGASCRSVHFQSHVTKNCLHYTRRVGYRVIYKCSMCDTVFTLQSLLYTHFDQHVVNHKVSVFKCPDCSMHYAQKQLMLDHIKAIHGTLKTIEGPPNLGINLPLSTKPTHSNSTTSSGPSSNNNKDGGNANSQDKGEKRLSASPLKKTNSNCSADLKNPPSSGYTCGDCNTLFSSREVFVAHMRREHGKILKKHPCRQCDKSFSSSHSLCRHNRLKHKGLRKVYTCPRCPALSQPFTKRVLLDQHIQLMHGVKDAEGKTVTSDNMEALPDKETTPIPKRKPEEDEGSPGLNSRGSDSQPLKRLKVNILKVHKCAVCGSTTEDITAFHKHIPQHKSDGSSYQCQECGLCYTSHRSLARHLFIVHRLKEPQGLARYNGRSKEDDESQRENQLDVTDENNDGTPNTKCKVCGKMFETEGNLNTHMRTHGMAFIKSKRLSAAEK is encoded by the exons ATGGGAGATATGAAGACGCCAGACTTCGATGACCTGCTGGCGGCCTTCGATATCCCTGACATGGTGGATCCAAAAGCTGCTATTGAATCTGGCCACCACGATGACCATGACAGACAGCTCAAGCAACCCAGTGGTGGGATGACTACCAATGAAGACGAGGCACACAACCCCTCGACGGGACATGATGCTGGTGTTAGTGTCATTGTCAAGAACATCCGAAACACTGACACCAGTGAACATGGTGGAACCATATCAGAGAGGGATGGACATTTCAACTCCAATCCTCAACCCCATTCTGTTGGCACTTGCAATGGACTTCATAATGGTTCCATGCCCAGCATAGCACATGGTACTCATTACACCAAGAATGGATGGAAAGCTCCCAGGGAGGAAGGACAGCTAGTTAACAACCAATCATCTACCTTCAATCAGTTCAGCCCAATCTCCAGTGCTGAAGagtttgatgatgatgaaaagatTGAGGTAGATGACCCCATGGACAATCAGGGTGGTCAGTCATTCCTTAGGTCCACTATTAAGAGAGAGGACCAGAATCCCAAATCTCCAGTATCAGTGGACAATGTGTCTAAGCGCAGAGTTAACAGAGACCAAAAACCTGATCAAAaccacaataacaacaacaataatggcACACTGGAAGGTTCAAAGTGCAATGATTCCCCTCAGTCAAGTTTACCCAAGGATAAACTCAAGGACACTGTCTTCAAGTCTCAAGGTCAGGAGTGCAAGGAAGCCGAAGAGTCATCAGGGCTTACTAATGTGTCCAGTATCCCCCAGGTCAAAGCTAAGTCCTCTGCAAAACTTTCTTCTTGTATAGCAGCCATAGCAGCCCTCAGTGCCAAAAAAGCTAGTGCTACAGACTTGGGTGTTTTGGATTCTCCTACAATACAGAAAGAATCCATCAAGGCCAATGAAAATCCAAGAGCTCCAGAGAAGCCACAAGAGCACGAGTCAGCCCTAGAGTTTGCAAAGAGGCTGCTAACGAGACCACAAGACAGCCCCTCTAGTGTCACCAGTGAGGGAAGCAGCAAAGGGTCCCCTGCCTCAAGCACAGACAACACCCCAGTCATCCCAAAGGTCAGGATCAAAACAATCAAGACCTCATCTGGACAGATCAAGCGTACTGTCACCCGAGTTCTCCCAGAATTTCATCCTGAGGGTCTGAAAAAAGGAGAGAGTAGCCCATCTATCATTTCAACCACCAATGCAATTTTCACATCTCCCACAAGGCCCTCTTTGCCAACCACAGTAGTAGCCACCACTGGAGGGCCTTCAATTGAAATAACCAAGCAAATGACTATCAAACCTGTAGCAACAGCTTTCCTGCCAGTCTCTGCAGTCAAGACAGCTGGTTCGCAAGTCATCAACCTTAAGCTGGCAAACAACACCACAGTCAAAGCAACAGTCATCCCTGCTTCATCAATGCAAAGTGCTAGCAGTGCTATCTTGAAAGCTGCTAATGCCATCCAGCAACAGACAGTCATGGTACCTGCCTCCAGTCTGGCCAATGCTAAGCTTGTTCCAAAGACAGTCCATCTTAGCAACCTCAACCTTCTGCCTCAGACTGTATCCTCTGCTGCCTGTGATCTCCAACAGGCCCTGACCTCCTCCAAACAGACTCAGCAACAATCACAACAAGTCAAACAGCAGACAATTCTTACTGGCCAGGCTTCAAAGAAAATCTCTAGGGTTCAAGTGTTCACTAGCTCTCAAAGCTCTGTAGTGGACGCCTTCAATAAAGTCCTGAGTAGTATAAATCCCGTCCCTGTGTACATCCCAAACCTCTCTCCACCAACCTTAGCCTGTATCTCTCTACCCTCACGGGGCTACAAGTGCCTGGAGTGTGGAGATTCATTTGCTCTTGAGAAGAGCCTGACACAGCACTACGAACGTCGCAGTGTGCGGATCGAGGTCACCTGCAACCACTGTGCCAAAAGCCTGGTGTTCTACAACAAATGCAGCCTCTTGTCTCATGCCAGGGGCCACAAGGACAAAGGGGTTGTCATGCAGTGCTCACATCTAATCCTAAAACCCATCCCCGCAGACCAGATGATaaccacatcatcatcatcatcatcatcatcatcatcatcatcagggcCACCCAACATTACTGGTACAACCTCCATTTCCCAAGCCCAAACACCAACAAGTCAAATCCCAGGGAAAGGCGCTGTCAGTGGATCCCAAACTGCAGTAATTTCAGCTCCATGCAGTACTCCTCTTGTGGCTGCCATGCCCTTGGAGGATGACGCATCAAAGCTCTGCAGGCACAGCCTAAAGTGCTTGGAGTGTAATGAAATGTTCCAGGATGACAGCGCGCTAGCCATGCACTATCAACAAGCACCGGAGTCCAGCgggcag AAAACATGCACCATTTGCCAAATGCTTCTGCCAAATCAGTGCAGCTTTCTGTCACACCAGCGAATCCACCAGCACAAGTCTCCTTACATCTGCCCCGAGTGTGGCGCCAGCTGCAGATCTGTCCATTTCCAGTCACATGTCACCAAGAACTGCCTGCATTACACCCGTAGAGTCGGCTACCG GGTGATCTACAAGTGTTCCATGTGTGATACCGTGTTCACTCTGCAGTCCCTGCTCTACACACACTTCGACCAGCACGTTGTCAATCATAAAGTGTCAGTGTTCAAGTGCCCCGACTGCTCCATGCATTACGCACAGAAACAGCTCATGTTGGACCATATCAAA GCCATCCACGGAACCCTGAAGACCATTGAGGGTCCACCAAACTTGGGCATCAACCTCCCTCTCAGCACCAAGCCCACTCATTCTaacagcaccaccagcagcgGCCCCAGTAGTAATAACAACAAAGATGGAGGAAATGCCAATAGTCAAGACAAGGGAGAAAAGAGGCTTTCAGCTTCACCACTGAAGAAAACCAACAGCAACTGCTCAGCAGACCTCAAGAACCCTCCCAGCTCAGGATACACATGTGGAGACTGCAATACCCTCTTCAGTTCCAGGGAGGTCTTTGTGGCTCATATGAGGCGCGAACACGGCAAG ATCTTGAAGAAGCACCCGTGTCGACAGTGCGACAAATCCTTCAGCTCCTCCCACAGTCTTTGCCGACACAACCGTCTCAAACACAAGGGGTTGCGGAAGGTCTACACCTGCCC GCGATGTCCAGCTCTCAGCCAGCCATTCACCAAAAGAGTGCTGCTGGATCAGCACATTCAGCTGATGCATGGAGTCAAAGACGCCGAGGGGAAGACTGTCACCTCTGATAATATGGAGGCTTTACCTGACAAGGAAACG ACCCCCATTCCCAAAAGGAAGCCAGAAGAGGATGAGGGGTCTCCGGGTTTGAACTCCAGGGGCTCAGACTCACAGCCTTTGAAGAGGCTCAAGGTGAACATCCTCAAAGTTCACAAGTGTGCCGTCTGCGGTTCCACCACCGAGGACATCACCGCCTTCCACAAACACATTCCCCAGCACAAGTCCGATGGCTCGTCCTACCAGTGTCAGGAGTGCGGCCTGTGCTACACCTCCCACCGCTCGCTGGCCCGGCATCTCTTCATCGTCCATCGGCTGAAGGAGCCGCAGGGCCTCGCCCGCTACAACGGACGGAGCAAGGAGGACGACGAGAGTCAGAGGGAGAACCAGCTGGACGTTACGGACGAGAACAACGACGGGACACCAAATACCAAATGCAAAGTGTGTGGGAAGATGTTTGAAACAGAGGGAAACCTGAACACTCACATGAGGACCCACGGGATGGCGTTCATAAAGTCAAAGAGACTGAGTGCGGCTGAGAAGTGA